A region from the Sulfurivermis fontis genome encodes:
- a CDS encoding HAMP domain-containing methyl-accepting chemotaxis protein, which yields MNLLQNFTIKTRLVTLVTLATVLMIAIGLMGLTGMRHANGSLNTVYNDRLVPTGQISRILEMMQDNRTQLLLSLQHDPASEFSKMHDHPIDMHLKVAEDNIEKISSLWQAFMASYMTEEEKKLAEDFAIKRGVFVNEGLKPVITLLKAGRYHDANETLLKRVNPTFYTATGAAEKLLQLQLDVAKAEYDKAEAEYTLIRNASLTLIVVAIGLSTLLAWATIGGIGRAVAELERASGQMAEGDLTTRANYKAQDELGRVATAFNRMGERFHSMVQQLSGATGQLAAAAEETSAITEQTSSGIRQQQSETEQVATAMNEMTATVQEVAHSAASAAEAAHKADDEALAGKQVVTRTIDVIDSLASEVEKAAGVIHQLEQDSEQIGTVLDVIRGIAEQTNLLALNAAIEAARAGEQGRGFAVVADEVRTLASRTQQSTAEIQGMIEKLQTGAANAVKVMEASRAQAQAGVEQVAQAGASLDSITRAVGTINDLNAQIASAAEEQSSVAEEINRNIVNISQVAEQTSQGAQQTAAASEELARLAEQLQGLVGQFRI from the coding sequence ATGAACCTGCTGCAGAACTTCACCATCAAGACCCGCCTGGTCACCTTGGTCACCCTCGCCACCGTGCTGATGATCGCCATCGGCCTGATGGGTCTGACCGGCATGCGCCACGCCAATGGATCATTGAACACGGTTTATAACGACCGTCTGGTGCCCACCGGCCAAATCAGCCGCATTCTGGAAATGATGCAGGACAACCGCACCCAGCTGCTGCTGTCCCTGCAGCACGACCCGGCCAGCGAGTTCTCCAAAATGCATGATCACCCCATCGACATGCATCTGAAGGTCGCCGAGGACAACATCGAGAAGATTTCCTCCCTGTGGCAGGCCTTCATGGCCAGCTACATGACCGAGGAGGAGAAGAAGCTGGCCGAAGACTTCGCCATCAAGCGCGGCGTGTTCGTCAACGAGGGCCTGAAACCCGTCATCACCCTGCTCAAGGCCGGCCGTTACCACGACGCCAACGAAACACTGCTCAAGCGCGTCAACCCCACCTTCTACACCGCCACCGGCGCTGCTGAAAAACTGCTGCAACTGCAACTCGACGTCGCCAAGGCCGAATACGATAAGGCGGAGGCGGAATATACTCTGATCCGCAACGCCTCCCTCACCCTGATCGTGGTCGCCATCGGCCTCAGCACCCTGCTGGCCTGGGCCACCATCGGCGGCATCGGCCGTGCCGTGGCGGAGCTGGAGCGTGCCAGCGGCCAGATGGCCGAAGGCGACCTGACCACCCGTGCCAATTATAAGGCCCAGGATGAACTGGGCCGCGTCGCCACCGCCTTCAACCGCATGGGTGAACGCTTCCACAGCATGGTGCAGCAACTCTCCGGCGCCACCGGCCAATTGGCGGCGGCAGCGGAAGAGACCTCCGCCATCACCGAGCAGACCAGCAGCGGCATCCGCCAGCAGCAGTCGGAGACCGAGCAGGTCGCCACTGCCATGAACGAAATGACGGCGACGGTACAGGAGGTGGCGCACAGCGCTGCCAGCGCCGCCGAGGCCGCCCACAAGGCCGACGACGAAGCGTTGGCCGGCAAACAGGTGGTCACGCGCACCATCGATGTCATCGACTCCCTGGCCAGCGAAGTGGAAAAGGCCGCCGGCGTGATCCATCAGCTGGAACAGGACAGCGAACAGATCGGCACCGTGCTGGACGTGATTCGCGGCATCGCCGAACAAACCAACCTGCTGGCACTGAACGCCGCCATCGAGGCCGCCCGCGCCGGCGAACAGGGCCGCGGCTTCGCCGTGGTGGCCGACGAGGTGCGCACCCTGGCCTCGCGCACCCAGCAGTCCACCGCCGAGATACAGGGCATGATCGAAAAACTGCAGACCGGCGCCGCCAATGCAGTGAAGGTCATGGAGGCCAGCCGTGCCCAGGCGCAGGCCGGTGTGGAGCAGGTGGCCCAAGCCGGCGCCTCGCTGGACTCCATCACCCGCGCCGTCGGCACCATCAACGACCTCAATGCACAGATCGCCTCCGCCGCCGAGGAACAGAGCTCCGTGGCCGAGGAAATCAACCGCAATATCGTCAACATCAGCCAGGTGGCCGAACAGACCAGCCAGGGGGCACAACAGACCGCTGCTGCCAGCGAGGAACTGGCGCGCCTGGCCGAACAACTGCAAGGCCTGGTCGGTCAGTTCCGTATCTGA
- a CDS encoding IS110 family transposase, whose product MNGSKTVVGVDIAKRVFQLHWIDMETGEIVSLQLKREKFLEHFANRQPCLIGMEACGGAQHWARKLTALGHQVKLLPGKAVKPFVTGNKNDRQDARAIWTAVQQPHVKAVAIKTEEQQAILALHRMRSQLVKFRTAQINGLRGLLAEYGEVMPQGKAGVRKGIAAALARLEDRLPAMVIDTLREQWARIEKLDGEIAAIEQRIQLWLKQDEACKRIAEIPGVGPLTATAAVAIMGDAKAFKSGREFAAFAGLVPRQVGTGGRIKLLGISKRGDTYLRTLLIHGARSVLTHAKDPGPWVTKLRQRRPLNVAVVALANKMARTIWAMLAHERTYQKGFVSQPA is encoded by the coding sequence ATGAATGGTAGCAAAACGGTCGTTGGCGTGGATATCGCCAAGCGGGTATTTCAGTTGCACTGGATCGACATGGAGACCGGAGAGATCGTGAGCCTGCAGCTCAAGCGCGAGAAGTTCCTCGAACACTTCGCTAACCGGCAACCATGCCTCATTGGGATGGAAGCCTGCGGCGGTGCGCAGCACTGGGCGAGGAAACTCACGGCGCTGGGCCACCAGGTCAAGCTCCTGCCAGGCAAGGCGGTGAAGCCGTTCGTCACCGGCAACAAGAACGACCGGCAGGACGCGCGGGCGATCTGGACAGCGGTGCAGCAGCCGCACGTCAAGGCGGTGGCGATCAAGACGGAAGAACAGCAGGCCATCCTGGCGCTGCACCGCATGAGGAGCCAGTTGGTCAAGTTCCGCACCGCGCAGATTAACGGCCTGCGGGGGTTGCTCGCCGAATACGGTGAAGTGATGCCGCAGGGCAAAGCGGGGGTCAGGAAGGGAATTGCTGCGGCTTTGGCCAGACTGGAAGACCGGCTGCCGGCAATGGTGATCGATACGTTGCGCGAGCAATGGGCGCGCATCGAGAAGCTGGATGGGGAAATCGCCGCCATCGAGCAGCGCATCCAGCTGTGGCTCAAGCAAGACGAAGCTTGCAAGCGAATCGCTGAAATTCCTGGTGTCGGGCCGCTGACCGCCACGGCGGCGGTCGCCATCATGGGCGACGCCAAAGCCTTCAAGTCGGGGCGAGAGTTCGCCGCCTTCGCCGGCCTGGTGCCGCGACAGGTGGGCACTGGTGGGCGCATCAAACTGCTCGGCATCAGCAAGCGCGGTGACACCTACCTGCGCACCTTGCTGATTCACGGTGCGCGATCCGTGCTGACCCACGCCAAAGACCCCGGCCCGTGGGTCACGAAATTACGCCAGCGCCGGCCGCTGAATGTCGCGGTCGTGGCCCTGGCCAACAAGATGGCGCGAACGATCTGGGCGATGCTCGCCCATGAACGGACGTACCAAAAGGGATTCGTCAGTCAGCCGGCATAG
- a CDS encoding sulfur reduction protein DsrS — MELSSEDSLRLNVLIANAEAIRIDENNMTVYGLKGDREMKVSLNPTGRSEQYLQRVRELLSGQVLGSPGGYPVFLRRWTRMGQINNEDLDKLLMIGEPEAVVAVTRSRQLTDELARRAWWVAPYAENARRMLEHPLVVAGSMGPVLAEFLVEHLPFESEHQDMLDTVRLVLQPGLISAETRKRLWDAGRTRKTYRVGFLAAEPDNLPDAVPARADVEQYRPLLAPLAAHNACAALLLRLLDSPGQTFLDVGADALHKPADQDVVTALVNAIGRYFQAARPAAPSLREIEAIAASVAALCAAGSGELCELLQGVPQLAAEIRAMVFLAHIDEAIVTPIFAHSDAVGTVMRKKIEPVVTPILQQFAVLRGRH, encoded by the coding sequence ATGGAACTTTCCAGCGAAGACAGTCTGCGCCTGAACGTGCTCATCGCCAATGCCGAGGCGATCCGCATCGACGAAAACAACATGACGGTGTACGGCCTCAAGGGTGACCGCGAGATGAAGGTGTCGCTCAATCCCACCGGACGCAGCGAGCAGTATCTGCAACGGGTGCGCGAACTGCTGTCGGGGCAGGTGCTGGGTTCGCCCGGCGGCTATCCGGTATTCCTGCGTCGCTGGACCCGCATGGGCCAGATCAACAACGAGGATCTGGACAAGCTGCTGATGATCGGCGAGCCGGAGGCGGTGGTGGCGGTGACCCGCTCGCGCCAGCTCACCGACGAACTGGCGCGTCGCGCCTGGTGGGTGGCGCCGTATGCGGAGAATGCGCGGCGCATGCTGGAACATCCGCTGGTGGTGGCCGGCAGCATGGGGCCGGTGCTGGCGGAGTTTCTGGTGGAGCATCTGCCCTTCGAGAGCGAACACCAGGACATGCTGGATACGGTGCGCCTGGTATTGCAGCCCGGACTGATCAGCGCCGAAACCCGCAAGCGGTTGTGGGATGCCGGGCGTACCCGCAAGACCTATCGCGTCGGTTTCCTCGCCGCCGAGCCGGACAACCTGCCCGATGCGGTGCCGGCCCGCGCCGATGTGGAACAATACCGGCCACTGCTGGCCCCGCTGGCGGCACACAACGCCTGTGCCGCGCTGCTGCTCAGGCTGCTGGATAGCCCGGGCCAGACCTTCCTCGACGTGGGAGCCGACGCACTGCACAAGCCGGCGGATCAGGACGTGGTGACGGCGCTGGTCAACGCCATCGGCCGCTATTTCCAGGCCGCACGTCCCGCCGCCCCCAGCCTGCGCGAGATCGAGGCCATCGCTGCCAGCGTGGCGGCCCTGTGTGCCGCGGGCAGCGGCGAACTGTGCGAGTTGCTGCAGGGGGTGCCGCAGTTGGCTGCCGAGATCCGCGCCATGGTATTTCTGGCCCACATCGACGAGGCCATCGTGACCCCGATCTTCGCCCACAGCGACGCGGTCGGTACCGTGATGCGCAAGAAGATCGAGCCGGTGGTGACGCCGATCCTGCAGCAGTTTGCCGTACTGCGCGGACGGCATTGA
- a CDS encoding response regulator has translation MARIMLVDDEPHNLSAMMRVLRMQGEHEIERFETPAAALARARETLFDIVIADYRMPEMDGARFLQAFRQLQPQAYRIIVSGYADGELFRSAINQAQLHRFIEKPVDNMVLLQAVEEGLAQGALQREVAELRIELEQLRHLLDARTSLLQQVAQQYPDVLPKDWEERGN, from the coding sequence ATGGCGCGCATCATGCTGGTGGACGATGAACCGCACAACCTCAGTGCGATGATGCGCGTGCTGCGCATGCAGGGCGAGCACGAGATCGAGCGTTTCGAGACCCCCGCAGCGGCGCTGGCCCGTGCCCGGGAGACGCTGTTCGACATCGTGATCGCCGACTACCGCATGCCGGAGATGGACGGCGCGCGCTTTCTGCAGGCCTTCCGCCAGTTGCAGCCTCAGGCCTACCGCATCATCGTCAGTGGCTACGCCGACGGCGAACTGTTCCGTTCGGCCATCAACCAGGCACAGTTGCACCGCTTCATAGAAAAGCCGGTGGATAACATGGTGCTGTTGCAGGCCGTTGAGGAAGGGCTCGCCCAAGGGGCCTTGCAGCGCGAGGTGGCTGAGTTGCGCATAGAGCTGGAGCAGTTGCGGCATCTGCTGGATGCCCGTACCTCGCTGTTGCAGCAGGTGGCGCAGCAGTATCCCGATGTCTTGCCGAAAGACTGGGAGGAAAGGGGAAATTAA
- a CDS encoding AAA family ATPase has translation MRPAHITEVLEREFASTHDGHHTPVMLWGPPGVGKSQMVAQVAARHRVPVIDIRLSQMEPSDLRGIPFRSEGQVEWAVPAMLPDARRHGPAGILFLDEITSAPPSVSAAAYQLILDRRLGEYRVPEGWAIFAAGNRQGDRGVTYAMPAPLANRFAHFEVETHLDDWVLWAYRNGIDERIIAFLRFRPELLFDFDPAHNPIAFPSPRSWEFAHRALKKFGEAHQLLVETLQACVGPAAGIEAAAFVRNLDKLPDLDAILRREMVPVPREIDLQYAVASALVARALRAKAERKGAEVYGPILEFAGRFSQREMGVMLVSDMHRAIGQEIFSVPEFAPWAQAVADVMLYEM, from the coding sequence ATGCGTCCGGCACACATCACCGAGGTTCTGGAACGGGAATTTGCGAGCACGCACGACGGCCATCACACGCCGGTGATGCTGTGGGGGCCGCCCGGTGTCGGCAAGTCGCAGATGGTGGCCCAGGTGGCGGCGCGCCATCGGGTGCCGGTGATCGATATCCGTCTGTCGCAGATGGAGCCGAGCGACCTGCGCGGCATCCCGTTCCGTAGCGAAGGCCAGGTGGAATGGGCGGTGCCGGCCATGCTGCCCGATGCCAGGCGGCACGGCCCGGCCGGTATCCTGTTTCTCGATGAAATCACCTCGGCACCGCCGTCCGTTTCCGCCGCCGCCTACCAGCTGATCCTCGATCGCCGCCTCGGCGAATACCGTGTGCCCGAGGGGTGGGCCATCTTCGCCGCCGGCAACCGCCAGGGTGATCGCGGTGTCACCTATGCCATGCCGGCACCGCTGGCCAACCGTTTCGCCCACTTCGAGGTGGAGACTCATCTCGACGACTGGGTGCTGTGGGCCTACCGCAACGGTATCGACGAACGCATCATCGCCTTTCTGCGCTTCCGTCCCGAATTGCTGTTCGATTTCGACCCGGCGCACAATCCCATTGCCTTCCCCTCACCACGTTCCTGGGAGTTTGCCCACCGTGCGCTGAAAAAATTCGGCGAGGCACATCAGCTATTGGTGGAGACCCTGCAAGCCTGTGTCGGTCCAGCGGCTGGCATCGAAGCGGCCGCCTTCGTGCGCAACCTGGACAAGCTCCCCGATCTGGATGCCATCCTGCGCCGCGAGATGGTGCCGGTGCCACGCGAGATCGACCTGCAATACGCCGTAGCCTCCGCGCTGGTGGCCCGCGCCCTGCGCGCCAAGGCCGAGCGGAAGGGGGCCGAGGTGTACGGGCCGATCCTGGAATTCGCCGGCCGCTTCAGCCAGCGCGAGATGGGCGTGATGCTGGTGTCCGACATGCACCGCGCCATCGGCCAGGAAATCTTCAGCGTGCCCGAGTTTGCGCCCTGGGCGCAGGCCGTGGCCGACGTGATGCTCTATGAGATGTAA
- the hemH gene encoding ferrochelatase, with protein MHAVSDSSAPLGILLTNLGTPDAPTPPALRRYLAEFLWDRRVVDVPRPLWWPILHGIILRTRPARSARLYRKVWTAEGSPLLLIARRQQALLQQALEAQWPGRTRVALGMRYGNPSIAAALAELRAAGVQQVLVLPLYPQNSCSTTASTFDALAEALRATRDVPSLRFVADYHADAAYIDALAASVREARQEAGPVQRLLFSFHGTPERYRSEGDPYYQQCLVTAQLTAERLGLKGDEWQVSFQSRFGREPWLQPYTDEVLQALPAQGIRHVQVICPGFSADCLETLEEIAGENRKLFLHAGGESFHYIPALNDRPDHIAALAGIVARELCLGES; from the coding sequence GTGCATGCCGTGAGTGATTCCAGCGCGCCGCTCGGCATCCTGCTGACCAACCTGGGCACCCCCGATGCGCCGACCCCGCCGGCGCTGCGCCGCTATCTGGCCGAGTTCCTGTGGGACCGCCGCGTGGTGGATGTGCCGCGGCCGCTGTGGTGGCCGATCCTGCACGGCATCATCCTGCGCACCCGCCCGGCCCGCTCGGCGCGGCTGTACCGCAAGGTATGGACTGCCGAAGGTTCACCGCTGCTGCTCATCGCGCGGCGCCAGCAGGCGCTGTTGCAGCAGGCGCTGGAGGCGCAGTGGCCGGGACGGACCCGGGTGGCCCTCGGCATGCGCTACGGCAATCCCTCCATCGCCGCGGCACTGGCCGAACTGCGCGCCGCCGGCGTGCAGCAGGTGCTGGTGCTGCCGTTGTATCCGCAGAATTCCTGCTCCACCACCGCCTCCACCTTCGATGCGCTGGCCGAGGCGCTGCGCGCCACGCGCGATGTGCCGTCGCTGCGCTTCGTGGCGGACTATCACGCCGATGCCGCCTACATCGATGCCCTGGCCGCCTCGGTGCGCGAGGCGCGGCAGGAGGCCGGGCCGGTGCAGCGGCTGCTGTTTTCCTTCCACGGCACGCCGGAACGCTATCGTAGCGAGGGTGATCCGTACTATCAGCAGTGCCTTGTCACCGCACAGTTGACGGCGGAGCGCCTGGGATTGAAGGGAGACGAGTGGCAGGTGTCCTTCCAGTCGCGTTTCGGGCGTGAGCCGTGGTTGCAACCGTATACCGATGAAGTGCTTCAGGCATTGCCGGCGCAGGGCATCAGGCACGTACAGGTGATCTGCCCCGGTTTCTCCGCCGATTGCCTGGAGACTCTGGAGGAGATCGCCGGCGAAAACCGCAAATTGTTCCTGCACGCCGGTGGCGAGTCCTTCCACTACATCCCCGCTCTCAACGACCGCCCCGACCACATCGCCGCCCTGGCCGGCATTGTGGCGCGGGAGTTGTGCCTGGGAGAAAGCTAA
- the htpG gene encoding molecular chaperone HtpG, producing MTVEAHKETLGFQAEVKQLLQLMIHSLYSNKEIFLRELISNASDACDKLRFEALSDDALWEGDNELKIRVSFDKAARTVTIRDNGIGMSRQEVIDNIGTIAKSGTRQFFESLTGDQAKDAHLIGQFGVGFYSAFIVADKVTLTTRRAGLGVEHGVRWESDGAGDYTLETVEKAGRGTEVVLHLREGEDEFLDGWRLRSIIRKYSDHITLPIVMAKERYGKEEKEQTPEEETVNQASALWARSKNDISEDEYKEFYKHVAHDFEDPLLWSHNRVEGKLEYTSLLYIPQRAPFDLWDRERRHGIKLYVRRVFIMEDAEKLMPAYLRFVRGVIDSNDLPLNVSREILQHSKVIDAMRGGSVKKVLGMLEDLAKNDAEKYQSFWNEFGRVLKEGPGEDYANREQIGKLLRFASTHTDSSDQTVALADYIQRMKEGQEAIYYITADSFAAAKNSPHLEIFRKKGIEVLLLSDRVDEWLVSALTEFDGKPLKSVTKGALDLGKLEDEEEKKAQEKVADDFKDLVAKVKETLGDKVKEVRITHRLTVSPACLVTGEHDMSAHLERILKQAGQKIGGSKPILELNPEHPLVLRLKGESEGTRFSDWVSLLFDQALLAEGGQLDDPAAFVQRLNQLLLELR from the coding sequence ATGACCGTAGAAGCCCATAAGGAAACTCTTGGCTTTCAGGCCGAGGTGAAACAGCTGTTGCAGCTGATGATCCATTCCTTATATTCCAACAAGGAAATTTTCCTGCGCGAGCTGATCTCCAATGCCTCCGATGCCTGCGACAAATTGCGCTTCGAGGCCCTGTCCGATGATGCCCTGTGGGAAGGCGACAACGAACTGAAGATTCGTGTCAGTTTCGACAAGGCGGCACGCACCGTGACTATCCGCGACAACGGCATCGGCATGTCGCGCCAGGAAGTGATCGACAATATAGGCACCATCGCCAAGTCCGGCACGCGGCAGTTCTTCGAATCGCTCACCGGCGACCAGGCCAAGGACGCTCACCTCATCGGCCAATTCGGTGTCGGTTTCTACTCCGCCTTTATCGTTGCCGACAAGGTAACCCTGACCACCCGTCGTGCCGGTCTCGGCGTCGAGCACGGTGTGCGCTGGGAATCGGATGGGGCCGGTGATTACACCCTGGAGACGGTGGAAAAGGCCGGACGCGGCACCGAGGTGGTGCTGCACCTGCGCGAAGGCGAGGACGAGTTCCTCGACGGCTGGCGCCTGCGCTCCATCATCCGCAAGTATTCCGACCACATCACCCTGCCCATCGTGATGGCGAAGGAGCGTTACGGTAAGGAGGAGAAGGAGCAAACGCCGGAGGAGGAAACCGTCAACCAGGCCTCGGCGCTGTGGGCACGCTCCAAGAATGACATCAGCGAGGACGAGTACAAGGAGTTCTACAAGCACGTCGCCCACGACTTCGAGGATCCGCTGCTGTGGAGCCACAACCGGGTCGAGGGCAAGCTGGAATACACCTCGCTGCTATACATCCCGCAGCGCGCCCCCTTCGATCTGTGGGACCGCGAGCGCCGCCACGGTATCAAGCTGTACGTGCGTCGCGTGTTCATCATGGAGGACGCCGAGAAGCTGATGCCCGCCTATCTGCGCTTCGTGCGCGGTGTCATCGACTCCAACGACCTGCCGCTCAACGTCTCGCGCGAGATCCTGCAGCACAGCAAGGTCATCGACGCCATGCGCGGCGGATCGGTGAAGAAGGTGCTGGGCATGTTGGAAGACCTGGCCAAAAACGACGCGGAGAAATACCAGAGTTTCTGGAACGAATTCGGTCGTGTGCTGAAGGAGGGGCCGGGCGAGGATTATGCCAACCGTGAGCAGATCGGCAAGCTGCTGCGTTTTGCCTCTACCCATACCGACAGCAGCGACCAGACCGTGGCACTGGCGGATTACATCCAGCGCATGAAGGAAGGCCAGGAGGCGATCTACTACATCACTGCCGACTCCTTTGCCGCAGCCAAGAACAGCCCGCATTTGGAGATTTTCCGCAAGAAGGGCATCGAGGTGCTGCTGTTGTCCGATCGCGTCGACGAGTGGCTGGTGTCCGCGCTCACCGAGTTCGACGGCAAACCGCTCAAGTCCGTCACCAAGGGTGCGCTGGACCTCGGCAAGCTGGAGGACGAGGAAGAGAAGAAGGCGCAGGAGAAGGTGGCCGACGATTTCAAGGATCTGGTGGCCAAGGTGAAGGAAACCCTGGGTGACAAGGTGAAGGAGGTGCGCATCACCCACCGCCTCACCGTCTCGCCCGCCTGCCTGGTGACCGGCGAGCACGACATGAGCGCCCATCTGGAACGCATCCTCAAGCAGGCCGGGCAGAAGATTGGCGGCAGCAAACCGATTCTGGAGCTCAATCCCGAACACCCGCTGGTACTGCGCCTCAAGGGCGAAAGCGAGGGCACGCGCTTCAGTGACTGGGTCAGCCTCCTGTTCGATCAGGCCCTGCTGGCCGAAGGCGGCCAGCTCGATGACCCGGCGGCTTTTGTACAGCGGCTCAATCAGCTGCTGCTGGAACTGCGCTAG
- a CDS encoding RNA-binding S4 domain-containing protein, with the protein MSEAGVALRLDKWLWAARFYKTRALAVEAINGGHVYLNGVRPKPSRGVQCGDELAIRKAGLEFVITVTGLSERRGPATAAQQLYRESEESRQRREALAEERRLAAAAGVLPARRPDKRGRRRIIRFTGRGV; encoded by the coding sequence ATGAGTGAGGCGGGAGTCGCACTGCGGTTGGACAAGTGGCTATGGGCGGCGCGCTTCTACAAGACCCGTGCCCTGGCGGTGGAGGCTATCAACGGCGGCCATGTTTATCTCAATGGTGTGCGGCCGAAACCGTCGCGCGGCGTGCAATGCGGCGACGAACTGGCAATCCGCAAGGCGGGTTTGGAGTTCGTGATCACTGTGACAGGTTTGTCGGAGCGGCGCGGTCCGGCAACGGCGGCGCAACAGCTTTACCGGGAAAGCGAGGAGAGCCGCCAGCGGCGCGAAGCGCTGGCGGAGGAACGGCGTCTCGCCGCTGCCGCCGGGGTGCTGCCGGCGCGCCGGCCGGACAAGCGTGGCCGGCGCCGGATCATCCGTTTTACCGGCCGAGGTGTTTAA
- the trxA gene encoding thioredoxin, translating into MATVHMTKDNFEQIINNNDFVIIDFWAPWCGPCQGFGPVFEAESEHHPDIVFAKVNTEEEQELGGLFQIRSIPTLMIFREQVIIYSEAGALQPSQLKNLLQRAKELDMAEVHKQVAEQQQQRG; encoded by the coding sequence ATGGCCACCGTGCACATGACCAAAGATAATTTCGAACAGATCATCAACAACAACGATTTCGTCATCATCGATTTCTGGGCGCCGTGGTGCGGCCCCTGCCAGGGCTTCGGTCCGGTGTTCGAGGCGGAGTCGGAACATCATCCCGACATCGTGTTCGCCAAGGTGAATACCGAAGAGGAGCAGGAGCTGGGTGGCCTGTTCCAGATCCGTTCCATCCCCACGCTGATGATTTTCCGCGAGCAGGTGATCATCTATTCCGAGGCGGGTGCCCTGCAGCCGTCCCAACTGAAGAACTTGCTGCAGCGTGCCAAGGAACTGGACATGGCCGAGGTGCACAAGCAGGTGGCGGAGCAGCAGCAACAGCGGGGCTGA
- a CDS encoding DUF2201 family putative metallopeptidase, whose protein sequence is MSGDLETKLSAARTKLILDKPFLGALVLRLPLVAADPRWCKTTATDARTFYYNADYMDALTLDQTQFALAHEALHCALSHFARRQHRDRHRWDVACDLAINPLLIDEGLTPVQDALFLEEYKGMTAEEIYPCLDEADSLQPHDDHVYDQDSGDQGGKAGSGGDKGEGGGGQATPEDKDDKGGSGKPQPQQQGGQGGAPKPEPLSHEERERLAVQWRQRMAGAAQQALQAGKLGGALARLIDHLLQPQLPWRMLLARYMTATARDDYNYARPSRREGDAIFPSLRSSEIDIVVALDTSGSVSDQEMGEFLAEIDAIKGQVRARITLHACDAQLADDGPWSFEPWEEFKLPRAFKGGGGTSFLPVFDWLEREGRRPDLLVYFTDADGAFPAQEPGFPVIWLVKGKGKVPWGQRIQLN, encoded by the coding sequence ATGTCAGGCGATCTCGAAACCAAACTCAGCGCCGCGCGCACCAAGCTGATCCTGGACAAGCCGTTCCTCGGCGCCCTGGTGCTGCGCCTGCCGCTGGTGGCCGCCGATCCGCGCTGGTGCAAGACCACGGCCACCGACGCGCGCACCTTCTATTACAACGCCGACTACATGGACGCGTTGACCCTCGATCAGACCCAGTTCGCCCTGGCCCATGAGGCGCTGCACTGCGCGCTGTCGCACTTCGCGCGCCGTCAGCACCGCGACCGCCACCGCTGGGATGTCGCCTGCGACCTCGCCATCAATCCGCTGCTCATCGACGAGGGGCTGACGCCGGTGCAGGACGCCCTGTTCCTCGAGGAGTACAAGGGCATGACGGCGGAGGAGATCTATCCCTGCCTGGACGAGGCCGACTCGCTGCAACCCCATGACGACCATGTCTACGACCAGGACAGCGGCGATCAGGGGGGCAAGGCCGGCAGCGGCGGCGACAAGGGCGAGGGCGGTGGTGGCCAGGCCACCCCGGAGGACAAGGACGACAAGGGCGGCAGCGGCAAGCCGCAGCCGCAGCAACAGGGCGGCCAGGGCGGGGCGCCCAAACCGGAACCGCTGTCCCATGAAGAGCGCGAACGCCTGGCGGTGCAGTGGCGTCAGCGCATGGCCGGTGCGGCACAGCAGGCCTTGCAGGCCGGCAAGCTGGGCGGCGCGCTGGCGCGGCTCATCGACCACCTGCTGCAACCGCAACTGCCCTGGCGCATGCTGCTGGCCAGATACATGACCGCCACCGCGCGTGACGACTATAACTATGCGCGTCCCTCGCGCCGCGAGGGCGACGCCATCTTCCCCAGCCTGCGCTCCTCCGAGATCGATATCGTGGTGGCGCTGGATACCAGCGGCTCGGTCAGCGACCAGGAGATGGGCGAGTTCCTCGCCGAGATCGATGCCATCAAGGGGCAGGTGCGTGCCCGCATCACCCTGCATGCCTGCGATGCGCAATTGGCCGACGACGGGCCGTGGAGCTTTGAGCCGTGGGAAGAGTTCAAGTTGCCGCGTGCGTTCAAGGGCGGCGGCGGGACATCTTTCCTGCCGGTGTTCGACTGGCTGGAGCGCGAAGGCCGCCGTCCCGACCTGCTGGTCTATTTCACCGACGCCGATGGCGCCTTTCCCGCGCAGGAGCCCGGCTTCCCGGTGATCTGGCTGGTGAAAGGCAAGGGCAAGGTGCCCTGGGGACAGCGCATACAACTCAATTGA